A DNA window from Mariprofundus aestuarium contains the following coding sequences:
- a CDS encoding sensor histidine kinase has protein sequence MKPVLIAEHDFERVFTNVLENALRYSPEEGTIRVALSMVGDAAAVVVEDQGAGIPEADIHKVTERFYRVDQARRRRKDGGHGLGLAIVKEMLEMHDGTLELSNVTPHGLSVRITLPAEIDELNSHSLF, from the coding sequence ATGAAACCTGTACTTATTGCCGAGCACGATTTTGAGCGGGTGTTCACCAATGTGCTGGAGAATGCACTGCGATATTCACCTGAAGAGGGTACGATCAGAGTTGCTCTGTCTATGGTCGGTGATGCGGCTGCAGTTGTTGTTGAGGATCAGGGGGCAGGCATCCCCGAAGCGGATATTCACAAGGTAACCGAACGCTTCTACCGCGTTGACCAGGCACGCAGGAGAAGGAAAGACGGAGGCCATGGTTTGGGGTTGGCGATCGTTAAGGAGATGCTGGAGATGCATGACGGCACACTTGAGCTTAGCAATGTTACTCCACATGGCCTTTCAGTCAGGATTACACTGCCAGCTGAGATAGATGAGTTGAATAGTCACTCGCTGTTCTGA
- a CDS encoding histidine kinase dimerization/phospho-acceptor domain-containing protein, producing MIAGFILLIIGIISVWIVSAQRMRQELTECRAELSRLSEASGGLQESLADRGRRLDVLLSSVSEAVMRVDKLGRVISANRRASELFRMDVGPELPQSMLVFIRDPDWYRAFSTALKLQQSDIQLPDIEVGQHVLAPRLAFLGRDQALLLCMDVTERNRQERQQRQFLSNLKHDLKTPLTSLLGYARSLESFGHDPDFRLEASRIIADEAKYVNQLLDSLLTLDQIEFTNRHEIGTSDPLSVFHKVKDALAPGFSPSLFRLN from the coding sequence ATGATTGCCGGATTTATCTTACTGATTATCGGGATCATCTCGGTCTGGATTGTATCTGCTCAGCGCATGCGGCAGGAGCTTACTGAATGCCGGGCTGAACTCTCCAGGTTGAGCGAAGCATCCGGTGGACTGCAAGAGTCTCTTGCAGATCGCGGGCGACGACTGGATGTATTGCTCTCATCGGTCAGTGAGGCTGTGATGCGTGTCGATAAGCTTGGCCGCGTGATATCAGCAAACCGCAGGGCTAGCGAACTCTTCAGAATGGATGTGGGCCCCGAGCTTCCACAGTCGATGCTGGTGTTTATCCGTGACCCTGACTGGTATCGAGCATTCTCAACCGCGTTGAAGCTTCAGCAGAGTGATATTCAACTCCCCGATATTGAGGTGGGGCAACACGTACTTGCTCCAAGACTTGCTTTTCTGGGCAGGGATCAGGCGCTACTGCTCTGCATGGATGTGACAGAAAGAAACAGACAGGAGAGGCAGCAGCGGCAGTTTCTTTCCAACCTGAAACATGACCTGAAAACGCCGCTGACCTCACTGCTCGGTTATGCCCGCAGTCTTGAGAGTTTTGGCCACGACCCCGACTTCCGGCTGGAGGCATCCAGAATCATTGCCGATGAGGCAAAATATGTGAACCAGCTGCTTGATTCACTACTGACACTGGATCAGATCGAATTTACAAATCGGCACGAGATCGGTACTTCCGATCCACTGTCTGTTTTCCATAAGGTGAAGGATGCCCTGGCCCCCGGCTTCTCGCCAAGTCTCTTTCGATTGAACTGA
- a CDS encoding response regulator, translating into MLEVGEHSFQYHELMTDKNKFKDGADILIVEDEESIARLMNLHLQAAGFSTYCCGDGDSALECIRDGKWLLVILDRMMPGASGMKVLRKIRKSSTHANVPVLMVTALSQPSERVHGLNEGADDYLAKPFEPAELVARAKALLRRNRFVEKGTAVKNPIQLDPDTPVVFEGDLRVELRPMEYKLLKILMEKPGKTRSREYLLDHVWGRDVFVEARTVDVTVKRLRKAMKQIGRKKCVETVRSMGYRFIPPAE; encoded by the coding sequence ATGCTTGAGGTTGGTGAGCACTCCTTTCAGTATCACGAGTTGATGACTGATAAAAATAAATTCAAAGACGGCGCTGACATCCTGATTGTTGAGGATGAGGAGTCGATCGCACGGCTGATGAACCTGCATCTGCAGGCTGCCGGTTTCTCCACCTATTGCTGTGGAGATGGCGATAGCGCGCTGGAGTGCATTCGCGATGGCAAATGGCTTCTGGTGATTCTTGATCGCATGATGCCCGGCGCAAGCGGCATGAAGGTGTTGCGCAAAATTCGCAAGTCATCGACACATGCCAATGTGCCTGTGCTGATGGTCACTGCACTCAGTCAGCCATCCGAACGGGTGCATGGACTGAACGAGGGGGCGGACGACTATCTCGCCAAGCCATTTGAACCTGCCGAACTTGTGGCCCGGGCCAAGGCACTGCTCAGGCGAAACCGTTTCGTAGAGAAAGGAACAGCGGTTAAAAATCCAATTCAGCTCGACCCGGATACTCCTGTTGTGTTTGAGGGTGATTTGCGTGTTGAGTTGCGTCCGATGGAGTACAAGCTGCTCAAAATCCTGATGGAAAAGCCGGGCAAAACCCGCAGCAGGGAGTATCTGCTCGACCATGTCTGGGGAAGGGACGTCTTTGTTGAGGCACGCACGGTTGATGTTACGGTCAAGCGATTGCGTAAGGCAATGAAGCAGATTGGCCGCAAGAAATGTGTCGAGACTGTGCGCAGCATGGGCTATCGCTTTATTCCTCCCGCTGAATGA
- a CDS encoding Crp/Fnr family transcriptional regulator, translated as MGTQQLNYAFEASVISNSQYRRFRDLHACNALDDDETVRIFACMEQLNIAAGTTIYEANSPSNQTIYLITAGRAAVSTPGNNIYSQLGEGDLFGLFTFLDDQRMHSATVKAASDLELLTINRAYFNLITLEEPQLGNRMLRFMFHLLSSKALRFEHEYAEMHEFVTAEHY; from the coding sequence ATGGGCACACAACAACTGAATTACGCCTTTGAGGCATCTGTTATATCAAATTCGCAGTATCGCCGGTTTCGCGATCTGCATGCCTGCAATGCACTGGATGATGATGAAACGGTGCGGATTTTCGCATGTATGGAACAGCTCAACATTGCAGCCGGAACGACAATTTATGAGGCAAACAGTCCGTCAAATCAGACTATATACCTGATTACTGCCGGCAGAGCTGCAGTTTCCACACCAGGAAACAATATCTATTCGCAGTTGGGGGAGGGTGATCTTTTTGGTCTCTTCACCTTCCTTGATGATCAGCGGATGCATTCTGCAACCGTGAAAGCAGCCAGTGATCTGGAACTGCTGACGATAAACCGGGCCTACTTCAATCTTATTACGCTGGAGGAGCCTCAACTGGGGAACCGGATGTTGCGATTTATGTTTCACCTGCTCTCAAGCAAAGCACTCAGGTTCGAGCATGAATATGCAGAGATGCATGAATTTGTAACTGCGGAGCATTACTGA